The stretch of DNA CCTCTAACATTTAATACCAAAAGAAATCTATATACAACCcgattttctaaattttcttttttaaattcattaacaactttagaaggaaaataaattagatcaacaaaaataaaaaaataaaaaaaaatctaaaaaaaggaaaaacgtTCCTCTGTTTACTCTCTTTCGTTCCCTCTTTCTCTGTTTCTCTGCTAACTCTCAATTTGGATCTCTAATGCATCTTCATCCATTTTCGTTTTTTCTTCTCTTACctccattttcattttcattttcattttcccggtaatgtaataataatcttctcttttatcattttttggttattgtattatgtgaaattttgaatttctgGATCTTATTTGCATCTTCAAATGTCGATtattttgatttcatttttcGTCTCGAAGATTTGAAATTGTAGGGATTGTTTGTGTTTAGCGGTGAATGAATGATTTGTGGTGTGATCAAGTATAGGATTGGGGTTTTGGTGTAATGGCTTCGAATCCTCCATTTCATATGGAGGATCAGGATGATGAGGATTTCTTTGATAAACTTGTTGAGGATGATGTAGGACCTGATAAGTCTGGTTATGATGATCAAGCCAATGATTTTGATGATGTCAAAGCATTTTCAAATCTAGGTGTTGGTGTTGATGCTTCTGCATTTGGAAATTCAAGTGTTGGAGGAAGTGGTGGTGAggtgaaagagaaagagaaagagaaagagaaagaggaTGGTGGAAATGGACAGGATGGTGTTAATTCATTTGGATGCGATGATTTTACATATCGTGGTGATCATGGGATGGAATCGGGGAATTCATCGGGTTCGAGTGTGAGCAAGAACACCGGCATTCCTAGTTCGGACGTTAAGGAAAAGGATTGGAATGCATTTAATGCCGATTCAAGTGGTGGTGGTGTTGGGTTTGGATCTTATTCTGatttttttagtgaatttgGGGATCAAAATGGGAATGGATATCATGATGATTCTAACACTGAGATGAAACTTGGTAATGAAATTCCGGGAGATCAATATGGGCAAGGCTATCATAATTCTAATACTGAGATGAGACATGGTAATGAAATTTTGAGTGATGGCTTGAATGCTTCGGTTGATTATGCGCAATATCAAGACGGTCAAAGTTATGATGCATCTGCGAGAAGTAGTATTTGTGGGGAAGACTTAAATAGCAGTCAGTATTGGGAGAGTCTTTATCCTGGATGGAAGTATGATCATAATACCGGGCAATGGTATCAAGTAGATGACCATAATGCAACAATCGCTGCTCTGGGAAGCTCGGAAGTCAATACAGCTATGGGTTGGATGGCTGCTTCTGATGCTAAACCAGAAGTCTCTTATATGCAGCAAACTGCGCAATCTGTTGCTGGAACTTTACCTGAATCTGGCATAACTGAAACTGTACCAAGCTGGAATCAGGGGTCACAAGTGAATAACGGATATCCTGAACACATGATTTTTGATCCTCAGTACCCTGGTTGGTATTATGACACTATTGCCCAAGAATGGGGCTCGTTAGAGTCTTACAATTCATCTGTTCAATCTGCTTTTCAGGGACTTGAAAATGGACATGTGTCTACTGGTACATTTTTGCATAATGGTAACAATTTGTATAGAGATTATGGTCAAGCCAGCTATTATGAGTCACAGAGTGTTGGTAGCCAGGTTGCAAATAACAATTGGATCGGTTCATATGGTATTAATCAACAGCAAGGTTTGGACACACTCGCAACTGCCACTGCTACTAAAAGTGGGAATTTTGCAACTTATGGTGGAAACCAGCAATTTGATCATTCATTTGGTTCTAGTGTTTCTGTCAATAAAGATCAACAAAATGCTTCTAGCTCATTTGGATCAGTTCCATTTTACAATAAAGTTAACAATGGTCACGGTTTGGCTAATGGAATTGTTGAAACGCAACGCTTTGCCCCTAGTGGGAACTTTGGTcaacattttaattattcaaatacaCAGTTcgatgaacaaaaaaatttctcaaATGATTATGTTGAAAGTAAGCAGCCCTTTGGTTACTCCAATCAATCATTTCATGGTGGACAACAACACTCTTATGCCCCTCATGTTAAAAGATCATCAGCTGGGCGTCCTCCTCACGCCTTGGTAACCTTTGGATTTGGTGGAAAACTCGTGTTAATGAAAGATTCTAGTCTTTCGAGCTCAACATATGAAAGTCAGGTTAATTCTTGATCCCTGTATCACTTTTGATATATGCTTCTTTTGGTTTCTACAATGTTTAACAATGTACATATGTTTTTATCTGAAGAGTGTCGTACAAGGCTCTATTTCTGTGTTAAACTTGATGGAAGTTGTCTCAGGAAGTATTGATTCTTCCAGTATTGGAAATGGCGCTGGTGATTATTTTCGTGCTCTCGGCCAGCAATCAGTCCCAGGTCCATTGATTGGTGGGAGTGTTGGAAGTAAAGAGTTGAACAAATGGATAGATGAGAGGATTGCACACTGCAGGTCCTCTGCCGTGGATTATAAGAAAAGTGAAAGAATGAGACTTCTTCTCTCTTTGCTTAAAATAGCTTGTCAATATTATGGAAAACTACGTTCTCCTTTTGGTACAGACGCCATACTAAAAGTAAGTTAAACTTATTACTCTTGAAATCCTTTTAAATTTTCTCTATATGTGAATGTTCATTTAATTTTCCATAATTAGCAAGATTGATAGAAGTTCTTTTTAAGAATTACACTGCATTAAGATTGATTGGAATATTAGTAAATGTTGATTTCTATTGTTATCTTCTATCAATTCATAACTTGGATCTCCAGTATTCAACCTTTTTATGTTTGCTAATTACTATTAATGCTGATGTGAATGATATACGTACCCTTGTTTCCCggtatttttaaattatatatttttaggagTGGTTTATAAAAACGTAATTGCATTCTAACATAGTTGTTATATGCGTTATTCTCCTGCCTTGGTTCAAAAGGTTAATCACATGAGTCAAATTCTCATTCATATTGTTTTAGGATGAAACAAGTAAACAGATGTTAGTGATGTGTTATTGTTAGACCTCttattaaaaaacattattaGAGGAGAGTGCAAAGTTAGTTATTATGCAgttatgtttttattattaaatgtatCAGTTAGTTATGTGTGACAGttatggtttttgtttttgttttatgtttagAAGAATAAAGAGGGAAAGACAGAGGATAATTGGTTATTGGGAAGTTAATTAAGTGATTATTGGGATTTGGGAGGGCCAAACTTTCTAATTCTTGGAGAACCAAGACCAACCGTCACCTGTGTCCCTATGAAGTGATTATTAGGAggccaaaatataataaagaatgcATTATAATTTAACTTTTTGTGATGGTAACTTACACAACACATggcaatttttaaaaattcttaaCTCTAGCATGATTTGGTTGTTCCTGGAAACATATCTCCGCTGCATCCTCGGGTTCCTTCATAGGTGACTTGTTTGAGATATATTTTATACCTTTGTTGCACCTTGATTTTGTGCTTTTAGCTTAGGAATGGATTGAATAAATTGAtggtattttaatattttattgtaaattgGCTAGTGCTTCTGGATAATGTAAAAGGAAATTGTATTGATGTCTTAATCTGAAAATTGTTTAATATTCTGCAACAATTTCTCTTGAAGTACATGTTTTTAGTTATTGAACTTCTGATTTAATCTAATTACTTTCAAACACTTTTTAATGGCCGAGAGTGGTTATTTGCGGGCTACAActtgttgtatttttttgtgttattgGAAGATCATATGATtagttaaatttattttcatattactAGATATTCGGGGAGGAAAttgaataacaaaaacaaaaagtggATTCTTCACCTGCCCCCATGCAGACTTATTAATTAAACCTTATTGCCTTGATAGTTAACTTGCCCTATTTGGATTCTATACAGGAAAATGATACTCCTGGGTCAGCAGTTGCCAGACTCTTTGCTTCTGCTAAGATGAATGGTAAGGAGTGTGGTGTACTGAGCCATTGCCTGCAAAATTGGCCTTCTGAAGCACAAATGCGGGTGTGTATCACTCCCCATCCTTGTCTCTCAGATTATGAATTTGTATTTTGTACCCttactgatttttattttgagcTAGGCAACGGCTTCTGAGGTACAAAATCGTCTTGTCTCTGGAAAAAAGAAGGAAGCTTTGCAATATGCACAAGAAGGTCAAATGTGGGGACCTGCACTTGTTGTTGCTTCACAACTTGGTGAAAAGGTATGCTGTCAAATTTTTTAGTGTTGAATACTCGGAGTTACTGATCCTGAAATGCCTAAGCTAGACAGTCTCTTATATGTCTTACAGTCCTTTTTCATCCTGCCTTTATTGGGGGAATGAATTTGGTACATGTTTGCACTGCAGTACTATGTTGATACAGTGAGGCAAATGGCACTTCGTCAACTGGTTGCAGGGTCTCCTCTGCGCACACTATGCCTTCTAATTGCCGGGCAACCAGCTGAAGTTTTCTCTTCTGACAGCTCAAATAGTGTCGACCCTAGTGCTTTAAATATGCCTCAGCATCCTGCACAGGTGATTTTAGTAGGAGAAACTAACAAGCCATGCAATGATGCAAGGAATATgcaatttatttgttttcttactTTAAGTTTCAATAGTTGCAAAGGTTATGCTTTTTTATTCTACATGGAAGCTCATACCTTTATTGGTATTTTACAACTTCAGTTTGGATCTATTGGCATGCTTGATGATTGGGAGGAGAACTTGGCTGTAATAACTGCGAATAGAACCAAAGATGATGAGCTTGTAATAATTCACCTTGGTGATTGCTTGTGGAAGGAAAGAAGTCAAGTATAGTTTTCAATCTATATTTTCTgctgtttaataatttttgttaatttatattCCCCTTCTGATTTGAGACTCATATTTTAGATCATTGCTGCACACATCTGTTATTTAATCGCTGAAGCAAACTTTGAGTCATACTCAGACACTGCAAGGCTTTGTCTATTAGGAGCTGATCACTGGAAATTTCCTCGAACTTATGCTAATCCAGAGGCTATCCAGGTTCATTGAAATTTGTCTACCACTTTTTCTCTTCcatataaattgatttttttgttgcttGTTGTATATTTCGAGTCCAGTTCTTACAAAATATGATGTACTACAATGTTCTGCTTGTTGCTAATGCCTCTCTCTACCTCTTAAATTTGGGAATTTTTTGGGGTTTTACGAAGTTcaagttttaatattttttattatccaCTCTATCAGTATATATGTTTCAGAAGATGCCACATACTCCCTCAACTATCTTGTATATGATCCTAGGTTTATCAACATATGATTGAGATTTTTAAAACCTTGTCTTCCGTAAGGTTTTTAAATTATTCCACTTTTTTGTGTCATATCTGTTTAAGTATTATGTTCAATATGATTCAATTTTTAAGATATGTTGTTGGAAGCACTCAAAACTTATCATATTCAATGGTTTGTTGGACAGAGGACCGAGTTGTACGAATATTCGAAGGTGCTTGGAAACTCTCAGTTTATTTTGCTTCCGTTTCAGCCATATAAGCTTATATATGCATATATGCTAGCCGAAGTGGGAAAGGTTTCAGACTCGTTGAAGTAAGTTCATCGAATATTAATTTGTGATATTATGCTTTATGGAATATGCCTTATTGTTGTTATGTAACTTCAGGTACTGCCAAGCAGTGCTGAAATCCTTAAAGACTGGCCGTGCACCAGAAGTTGAAACATGGAAACAAATGTTATCATCTCTCGAGGAGAGGATTCGAACCCACCAACAGGTGCTTCCTTGTCATTTATTGAGTCTTCATTTTTTGTTAGTCTCGTTGCTTATCCTCTATTAAACAATATATATTCAGGGAGGGTATGCGGCAAATTTGGCTCCTGGCAAATTAGTGGGCAAATTGCTGAATTTTTTTGATAGTACTGCACATCGAGTTGTTGGTGGTTTACCACCACCTGCTCCATCATCATCCTCACAAGGAATTGTCCATGGAAATGAACAAAATTATCAGCCCGGGGCACATAGAGTGTCTAACAGCCAATCAACAATGGCTATGTCTTCCTTAGTTTCATCTGATTCAATGGAACCCATCAGTGAGTGGACAGCTGACAATAATAAAAAGACAAAACCTAATAGAAGTGTTTCAGAGCCAGACTTTGGTAGAAGCCCCCGGCAGGTGTGTGATTACTATTAAGGCCTCAAGGATGTAAAGTACTTTAAAACTTTCCAGATTCGTGCACTTGGTTAAGTTTTAGTATGTTTTATttgctgagaaaaataaaatttcgcTAATTCATCACAGGAAACCTCACCTGACTCCCAAAGCAAAGCGACAGGGGGCACATCTCGCTTTTCTCGTTTTGGTTTTGGCTCACAGCTTTTGCAAAAGATCACAGTGGGTCTAGTCTTGAAACCTCGCCCTGGAAAACAGGTATTATTAGTTCCTTtatattccttttttttcttttcatttttctttcaacTGTGCCAATTCAAAGGTTCTTATGTTGTCTTATATGAAGGCTAAATTGGGTGAAAAGAACAAGTTCTATTATGATGAAAACCTGAAAAGATGGGTAGAGGAAGGTGCAGAACCTCCAGCTGAAGAAACTGCACTGGCACCACCTCCAACAACTGCAACTTTCCAGAATGGTTTAACTGATTACAACTTGAAATCTGCATTGAAGACAGAAGGAACGCTTTCTAAAGATAAAACTTCAAATCCTGAACTTACTCCAGGGTTCCCACCTATACCACCTAGCACAGGTCATTTCTCCGCCCGTGGCCGCGTTGGTATTCGATCAAGGTaagaatttacttttttattttatgttttacgGTAGGCAAGAAGTTACTTGGTAAATCTTGTTATAATCATGTTGTAGTTGGAAGTTGGCATGCAAAGTATTTGTCAATGTTCAAACATTGTATAGTGGACCTCATAAGTTTCTTAGGAATCTTAATTTGTTAATCTTAGATTTCCATGATTGGTATCAATATTTCAAGAAATGTTCCTGGATTGCTAACATTCCTACAAATGCTTATTTAATTATGTTTCATGACAAATAATTTCCACAAGGGGGTGGGAATCCAAAATTCCCGTGAAAGTTTGAAACTTCACATAAACATTTTTCCTGTAAAATATTGTCCAATATTCTGAAGAATATTTTTGGCACACTGAATTCATTTTTACACATTTCTAGGTATCATGATTATAAGGAATGACAAAATATACTCTTCCTGTCAAACACCCTATTTATAAAGCTGCAAGATTAGTTGTACTCATAAGTTACAACTAGTATATCCTTAAGGCATTATTTATCTTTATCAGGACCAAGTGTAGAGTAAGTCTAGTTTGTAGGCCTCATAAAAATATGTATTGTGGaaata from Trifolium pratense cultivar HEN17-A07 linkage group LG5, ARS_RC_1.1, whole genome shotgun sequence encodes:
- the LOC123884728 gene encoding protein transport protein SEC16B homolog, translated to MASNPPFHMEDQDDEDFFDKLVEDDVGPDKSGYDDQANDFDDVKAFSNLGVGVDASAFGNSSVGGSGGEVKEKEKEKEKEDGGNGQDGVNSFGCDDFTYRGDHGMESGNSSGSSVSKNTGIPSSDVKEKDWNAFNADSSGGGVGFGSYSDFFSEFGDQNGNGYHDDSNTEMKLGNEIPGDQYGQGYHNSNTEMRHGNEILSDGLNASVDYAQYQDGQSYDASARSSICGEDLNSSQYWESLYPGWKYDHNTGQWYQVDDHNATIAALGSSEVNTAMGWMAASDAKPEVSYMQQTAQSVAGTLPESGITETVPSWNQGSQVNNGYPEHMIFDPQYPGWYYDTIAQEWGSLESYNSSVQSAFQGLENGHVSTGTFLHNGNNLYRDYGQASYYESQSVGSQVANNNWIGSYGINQQQGLDTLATATATKSGNFATYGGNQQFDHSFGSSVSVNKDQQNASSSFGSVPFYNKVNNGHGLANGIVETQRFAPSGNFGQHFNYSNTQFDEQKNFSNDYVESKQPFGYSNQSFHGGQQHSYAPHVKRSSAGRPPHALVTFGFGGKLVLMKDSSLSSSTYESQSVVQGSISVLNLMEVVSGSIDSSSIGNGAGDYFRALGQQSVPGPLIGGSVGSKELNKWIDERIAHCRSSAVDYKKSERMRLLLSLLKIACQYYGKLRSPFGTDAILKENDTPGSAVARLFASAKMNGKECGVLSHCLQNWPSEAQMRATASEVQNRLVSGKKKEALQYAQEGQMWGPALVVASQLGEKYYVDTVRQMALRQLVAGSPLRTLCLLIAGQPAEVFSSDSSNSVDPSALNMPQHPAQFGSIGMLDDWEENLAVITANRTKDDELVIIHLGDCLWKERSQIIAAHICYLIAEANFESYSDTARLCLLGADHWKFPRTYANPEAIQRTELYEYSKVLGNSQFILLPFQPYKLIYAYMLAEVGKVSDSLKYCQAVLKSLKTGRAPEVETWKQMLSSLEERIRTHQQGGYAANLAPGKLVGKLLNFFDSTAHRVVGGLPPPAPSSSSQGIVHGNEQNYQPGAHRVSNSQSTMAMSSLVSSDSMEPISEWTADNNKKTKPNRSVSEPDFGRSPRQETSPDSQSKATGGTSRFSRFGFGSQLLQKITVGLVLKPRPGKQAKLGEKNKFYYDENLKRWVEEGAEPPAEETALAPPPTTATFQNGLTDYNLKSALKTEGTLSKDKTSNPELTPGFPPIPPSTGHFSARGRVGIRSRYVDTFNQGGGNSTNMFQSPSIPTAKPIVAANAKFFIPAPAPSLNEQTMEAIDENNHEDNLAYENPSTSYSNDWSFQSPKPPPPLARQRCPSVGNFADHGAVVNGSNCNSPHSRRTVSWGGSPGCPFSPTKTREIMPLGEALGMPPSTYMSDDVSLMRSPMGSGSFGEDLHEVDL